In Massilia antarctica, the following are encoded in one genomic region:
- a CDS encoding TRAP transporter small permease subunit — MLTSLFIPLSRAIDTLNEKIASAVSWALLAAVIICAGNALIRYTFHTSSNGWLEIQWYLYGAMFMLASAYTLRRDEHVRIDVIVGRFSKRTQVWIDLFGFLLFLLPVCLLILWYGIPFARISIQSGEMSSNAGGLIVWPAKLLVPLAFALLVLQGVSEIIKRIAFLAGRIDASSFNKQVTTPQDEIDAIKAANKIS, encoded by the coding sequence ATGCTCACGTCACTTTTCATCCCGCTGTCGCGCGCGATCGACACTCTCAATGAGAAGATCGCCAGCGCCGTCAGCTGGGCCTTGCTGGCCGCGGTCATCATCTGCGCCGGCAATGCCCTGATCCGCTATACCTTCCATACCAGTTCCAATGGCTGGCTCGAAATCCAGTGGTACCTGTACGGGGCCATGTTCATGCTCGCTTCCGCCTACACCCTCAGGCGCGACGAGCATGTGCGCATCGATGTCATCGTCGGGCGCTTCTCGAAGCGCACCCAGGTCTGGATCGACCTGTTCGGCTTTCTCCTGTTCCTGCTGCCGGTGTGCTTGCTGATCCTCTGGTACGGCATTCCCTTCGCGCGCATTTCGATTCAAAGCGGCGAAATGTCGAGCAATGCCGGTGGCCTGATCGTGTGGCCCGCCAAACTGCTGGTGCCGCTGGCCTTTGCGCTGCTCGTCCTTCAGGGCGTCTCCGAAATCATCAAGCGCATCGCTTTCCTGGCCGGACGCATCGACGCCAGTTCGTTCAACAAGCAGGTCACCACGCCGCAGGACGAGATCGACGCGATCAAAGCCGCCAACAAGATCAGTTAA
- a CDS encoding TRAP transporter large permease: MEQFIIANLAPIMFGALVIFLLSGFPVAFSLAANGLFFGLVGIELGLLKPELLQALPNRIFGIMGSENLLAIPFFTFMGLILERSGMAEDLLDTIGQLFGPIRGGVAYAVIFVGALLAATTGVVAASVISMGLISLPVMLRYGYDKRLASGVIAASGTLAQIIPPSLVLIVMADQLGQSVGDMYKAAFIPGLMLTAMYAGYVLALSIFKPTHVPALPLEARNLGEPNGDSGARSLFTMVGVTLAIGFAVASVLRATHPELAKDEAGIYSTAVTVLLGFAFALANRRMKLGLLSRMADRVIFVMVPPLALIFLVLGTIFVGIATPTEGGGMGAMGAILLAMLNGRLSWSLLKQAMNSTTRLACFVMFILIGSTVFALVFRGVNGDLWVEHLLTSLPGGVNGFLLVVNIMFFILAFFLDFFELAFILVPLVGPVANKMGVDLVWFGVLLGVNMQTSFMHPPFGFALFYLRSVAPKEVKTSDIYWGAIPFVVIQVVMVALIITFPHLVSVEAKVDMKENLELKIDPPAGEAEPLKLPAAGADKKDEDSTPELNFSTDTETETKKK; encoded by the coding sequence ATGGAACAATTCATCATCGCCAATCTGGCGCCCATCATGTTCGGGGCGCTGGTCATCTTCTTGCTATCCGGGTTTCCGGTCGCATTCTCGCTGGCCGCCAACGGCCTGTTTTTCGGCCTGGTCGGCATTGAACTGGGGCTGCTCAAACCCGAACTGCTGCAGGCGCTGCCCAACCGGATCTTCGGCATCATGGGCAGCGAAAATCTGCTGGCGATTCCCTTCTTTACCTTCATGGGCCTGATCCTGGAAAGGTCGGGGATGGCGGAGGACCTGCTCGACACCATCGGCCAGCTATTCGGCCCGATACGCGGCGGAGTCGCGTATGCGGTCATTTTCGTCGGCGCGCTGCTGGCCGCGACCACCGGCGTGGTGGCCGCCTCGGTGATCTCGATGGGACTCATTTCGCTGCCGGTGATGCTGCGCTACGGGTACGACAAGCGCCTCGCCTCCGGCGTGATCGCCGCCTCCGGCACCCTGGCCCAGATCATCCCGCCCTCGCTGGTGCTGATCGTGATGGCCGACCAGCTGGGCCAATCGGTGGGCGACATGTACAAGGCCGCTTTCATCCCGGGCCTGATGCTCACCGCGATGTATGCCGGCTATGTGCTGGCCCTGTCGATCTTCAAGCCCACGCACGTGCCGGCGCTGCCGCTCGAAGCGCGCAACCTGGGCGAGCCGAACGGCGACAGCGGCGCGCGCTCGCTGTTTACCATGGTCGGCGTCACGCTGGCGATCGGGTTCGCGGTTGCCTCCGTCCTGCGCGCGACCCACCCGGAGCTGGCCAAGGACGAAGCGGGGATCTACTCCACCGCCGTGACCGTGCTGCTCGGGTTTGCGTTCGCACTGGCCAACCGCCGCATGAAACTCGGCCTGCTCTCGCGCATGGCCGACCGCGTGATATTCGTCATGGTGCCGCCGCTGGCGCTGATCTTCCTGGTGCTGGGGACGATTTTCGTCGGCATCGCCACGCCGACCGAAGGCGGCGGCATGGGCGCGATGGGCGCCATCTTGCTGGCCATGCTGAACGGCCGCCTGTCATGGAGCCTGCTCAAGCAAGCCATGAATTCGACCACGCGCCTGGCCTGCTTCGTCATGTTCATCCTGATCGGTTCGACCGTGTTTGCGCTGGTGTTCCGCGGCGTGAACGGCGACCTGTGGGTCGAGCACCTGCTGACCAGCCTTCCGGGCGGCGTGAATGGCTTTCTGCTGGTCGTCAACATCATGTTCTTCATACTCGCCTTCTTCCTCGACTTCTTCGAACTGGCCTTCATCCTGGTGCCGCTGGTCGGACCGGTGGCGAACAAGATGGGCGTCGACCTGGTCTGGTTCGGCGTGCTGCTGGGCGTGAACATGCAGACGTCCTTCATGCATCCGCCGTTCGGCTTTGCGCTGTTCTATCTGCGCTCAGTTGCGCCGAAAGAAGTCAAGACGTCCGACATTTACTGGGGGGCCATTCCGTTCGTGGTGATCCAAGTGGTCATGGTGGCCCTGATCATCACCTTCCCGCACCTGGTCTCGGTCGAAGCGAAGGTCGACATGAAAGAAAACCTCGAACTGAAAATCGACCCACCCGCCGGCGAAGCGGAACCGCTGAAGCTCCCCGCCGCCGGCGCCGACAAAAAGGATGAAGACAGCACACCGGAGCTGAACTTCTCGACCGACACTGAAACGGAGACGAAAAAGAAATGA
- a CDS encoding M24 family metallopeptidase, giving the protein MNIGGKSMDEALAALSDMTGGMTPIGKEEHEQRIARAQAFMREQGIGAVFLNAGTNMRYFTGTKWYASERMVGAILPATGSLEYIAPVFEEGSLTDFMLVKGKVNCWEEHESPYQLFIDVLKRMGIAPDAAAPPRIGICESAAFFIADGIAPLAAGYALENAKTVTAFCRARKSSAEIALMQRVKDMTLEVHKAAASILHEGITTVEVSDFIARAHRKVGAPGSYFCIVLFGEATAYPHGVSYAQTLAPGDVVLIDTGCQVHGYISDITRTYVFGEISERQRFVWNAEKAAQLAAFEAAQLGVPCRAVDAAARASLESNGFGPGYKLPGLPHRTGHGIGMDIHEWPYLVGGDNTPLDVGMCFSNEPMICIPGEFGVRHEDHFYMTETGPKWFTEPAHTIDDPFGMAR; this is encoded by the coding sequence ATGAATATTGGCGGCAAAAGCATGGACGAGGCGCTGGCCGCCTTGTCCGACATGACCGGCGGAATGACCCCGATCGGCAAGGAAGAACACGAGCAGCGCATCGCCAGGGCCCAGGCCTTCATGCGCGAGCAGGGCATCGGCGCGGTGTTCCTGAACGCGGGCACCAACATGCGCTACTTCACGGGCACCAAGTGGTATGCCAGCGAACGCATGGTGGGGGCCATCCTGCCGGCCACAGGCAGCCTTGAGTACATTGCGCCGGTGTTCGAGGAAGGCTCGCTGACCGACTTCATGCTGGTCAAGGGCAAGGTCAATTGCTGGGAGGAGCACGAGAGCCCCTACCAGCTGTTCATCGACGTGTTGAAACGCATGGGCATCGCGCCCGATGCGGCCGCGCCGCCGCGCATCGGCATTTGCGAGAGCGCCGCTTTCTTCATCGCCGACGGCATTGCCCCGCTGGCGGCGGGCTACGCGCTGGAAAACGCCAAAACGGTCACGGCGTTCTGCCGCGCGCGCAAGTCGTCGGCCGAAATCGCCCTGATGCAGCGCGTGAAGGACATGACCTTGGAAGTGCACAAGGCCGCCGCCAGCATCCTGCATGAGGGGATCACCACGGTGGAGGTGAGCGACTTTATCGCGCGCGCGCACCGCAAGGTGGGTGCGCCGGGTTCGTATTTTTGCATCGTGCTGTTCGGCGAGGCGACCGCCTATCCGCACGGCGTCAGTTATGCGCAGACCCTGGCACCGGGCGACGTGGTGCTGATCGATACCGGCTGCCAGGTGCACGGCTATATCTCGGACATCACGCGCACTTACGTGTTCGGCGAGATCAGCGAGCGCCAGCGCTTTGTGTGGAATGCGGAGAAGGCGGCGCAGCTGGCCGCGTTCGAGGCCGCGCAACTGGGCGTGCCGTGCCGCGCGGTCGATGCGGCGGCGCGTGCCTCGCTCGAATCGAATGGCTTCGGTCCCGGCTACAAGCTGCCCGGCCTGCCGCACCGCACCGGCCACGGCATCGGCATGGATATCCACGAGTGGCCTTACCTTGTCGGCGGCGACAATACGCCGCTCGACGTCGGGATGTGCTTCTCGAACGAGCCGATGATCTGCATTCCGGGCGAATTCGGCGTGCGCCACGAAGACCATTTTTATATGACGGAGACGGGACCGAAGTGGTTCACGGAACCGGCGCACACGATCGACGATCCGTTCGGCATGGCCCGCTGA